ATTCGGTCCTTGTGGCCACGACCTGTTCCCTGATCGCAGAGGGTGTGGGAATTCGGTCGGACGGTGAGATTTACACAGCGGGGCTTCTCCATGATATGGGACATGCAGTAATACAAGCAGCGGCTCCGGCACACGGCGCTTTCCTGATGACGCGCGGGGACCCCCTGGAAATGGATTGCAAAATGGAGCAGAGACTTATCGGGGTTGATCATTGCGGGGCCGGAGGCCTGCTTGTAGAGACCTGGAGTCTGCCTGAGACATTGGGACAATGCATGGAGAGCCATCACCAACCTCTTGAGGAAGATACCAAGCCTTCCATTCAGGGCGTTGTACGTCTGGGAGTGTATCTTTCAGAGTGGTTTCAACAAACGAAGAAAAGGGAAATCCCGGTTATTCCGGAAGACCATTTCGCGTCCGGAGTATCGGTTGGAGAAATTTTCCAGAGTCTTGAAGAACGCATGGAAGAA
This sequence is a window from Deltaproteobacteria bacterium. Protein-coding genes within it:
- a CDS encoding HDOD domain-containing protein; the protein is MEPLSLQELAENIRCAPSFPSPPSIVISARRLINDPNSTIKQIATLIESDPAVAGRILRVANSALYGLSRKVSSIETALVVLGIRTTYQIIQAVGVASSFSGRLDPGFIQRLTRHSVLVATTCSLIAEGVGIRSDGEIYTAGLLHDMGHAVIQAAAPAHGAFLMTRGDPLEMDCKMEQRLIGVDHCGAGGLLVETWSLPETLGQCMESHHQPLEEDTKPSIQGVVRLGVYLSEWFQQTKKREIPVIPEDHFASGVSVGEIFQSLEERMEEVVEMGKVLS